CAATCAAGATTAAAGGGCACCTGGGTTTTGAAGACCGGCTCCCCTTCCTCCCATCCAATAAGAAGACTTGACCAAGATGCTTAGAATCATTTAATGACTGTTCCAAACACACCCTTAACTGGGCTACAGGTAAATTTCACTGGGATGGAAGCAGATGAACCACCCAATCAAACAGTACACGATTACTCGGTTTCCAGAAATCTGGATACCAGAAAAACTCAGTAGGAAACATCAGGATCACGTAGCCAGAGGTTCCTTgtgattctttctttccttcctcctctcctcttcctccgcCCTGCTAAGGAACTTCTCCAGGGGTACAAATGTTCAGGATGGGAGAAGGGGAAGTCGGCTCCCATATCTCTAGGACAAAGAGGAGTGCTGTGACACCACACCCCCGGGGCAACAAGATGACGTGGAGGCACAGGCCTGGGGCAGGTCTGCTCAATAAATAGACAGTTCCCAGAAGTCTCCACAGTGGGATTAACGGGCCCAGGGATGCTGAACTGCAGAAGCCACCCTCCCGAGGCCGGGCTGTGGCCCGCTCGCTACGTGCTGCACACCAGCACATCTGCAAAGGGTCCCAGGAGGATCTTGTTGAAGATGCAGCGGACCCACACCAGGTAGGTGGTGAAGGGCTTGATGTTCTCAGTGAAGGTGTGGTTCTGCAGGGCCAGGATGTAAGGCACATAGGTGTTCTCCCCCTGCTCCTGCAGCCACACCTCATACTTCACCTCCCTCACCTTCAGGTACTTAAGGTTCCATGGGATCTGCCAGGAGACAGTGAGGCGGGCCTCGGAGGCGCCATGCACTGACGCCTGGCACTGTGCTTCCCGCACCTTGCCTGGATATAGGCCGACTGTCCACTTCTGCTTCCGTGGTCCTGGCCGGCCCTTCACCACACGCCGTATGGTTTGAATGAGGGATGGGATGTCCACCTTGGTGTCCTGGTAGATTCGGAAGAGCCACTCGGGGTTCCGGCAACAGAGATGCCGTGGGACCTCACGGCTTTGCAGGATACGGGCTTGCTCAGCCCGGTCCAGATGGGTGATGCCCCCCTGGTCCCAGGGCCGCTCAGGGTGTGTGACTGTGTTCTCTGGCATCATGTTCCTCCAGGCTACATACTGGAGGTCCATGCCAGGCAGCATGGCCAGCGTCTTATAGGGAGTGTAGTGGTCGGGATTGACAGCATATGGGAAGAGCTCTACCACAGTTGCCCCACGGGGCAGGAAGAGGGTGGTGACCAGCTGGGCCCCATGCATGCTGACCAGCATGGAGGCGTTGCTGACCAGTCGCACGACATCAGCAAAGGCGTGGTCCTCCAGGGACACTGTCACTGTCttcatctggaactcctgggccaGTGCCAGCAGCAGCTCTGCCTCATTCAGGATGAGTCTGTTCTGGGTTCGGCTAAAGACCAGAATGTACTCCTCGCCTAGAGGGGCTCCTGTGTGGCTTACGTTCAGCTTTTCCGTCATGAACCGTGCAAACTGCCGGATCTCATTGCCCGAGACCAGGATGTTGGCTTTCGGGCCCTGGGGCTGGACAAAGCCATACTGGTACCAGGTAGTGATCTTGGAGAGGCCCACAAAAGCATGGGAGAAGCACAGCAGCCGGCCCAGCGTCTTCAGCTGTGCCCGCAGGAGAGGCTGCTTGGGGCTGAGCAGCTTGTAGAGGTCGAAGTGTGCACCCTCGCCCCAGCCCTCCATGAAGAAAAGCCGTGCCTCGTGGGCCAGGCCGGGAAACTGCCGCAGGGTGTAGAAGAGTGGCAGCAGGTCGTCGTGAAAGACATGCATGAGGTTGTCGGGGTTGAAGCGGTTGGCGATGAGGGCCACATCTGGCACGAACACCGGCTTGGGCATGAAGTGCAGGGCAGCAGCAGGCAGCTCCACGAAGTTGAAGTACTGGGTGTTGTGGTCCTCCACGGTGGACAGGTCGAGCAGGGCTGGCTGGAAGCGCCGGGAACCCAGGTTGGGTAGCATGACAGAGGTGTTGCCATGGAAGAAGATGAACTCCTCGGCCTCGTTGGAGTAGCAGAGCCACTTGAAGCGGCAGATGCGGTCTGTGTGTGTGCGGCCTGTGCACACCATGTGTGTGCCACCCTCCATCAGGATCTGCAGTGCCTTCGGGTAGTCGATCCTCAGTGCTGGGGCTGGCTCTGTGGCCTGTCGGCCGAGGGCCAGCTCCTCCTCCAGTGTAGCTGCATGCTCACGCAGTCGCACATGCTTCCACAGGACCGCCGCCAGCACCGACACCAGGAGGGCGTTGAACACCGCAGAGAGGTGCATCCTAATGCCACTGTGGGGCCCTAGTGAGATGACGGCCACTGGGAAGCACCACAGGCCAGGCGGGCTTCACCCATCCCTATGGGCATCCCGAGAACTGGTGAAAGCCtgcaggagagaaggaaaagaaaaaggagttggCACAGTCTGCCTGGCATCATTACAAGCTCCTGCTATATGCCAGGCGCTGTGCTAGGCTCTGTGTGCCCACTACAGCACTGGATCCTTGCAGCCATTGTGCTCATTGGTAGGCATAGTAGATTAGaccattgtttaaaatatttactccctCCCCATCGCCTCCATGTTGGAGAGTGCATCCCCATACCTGACTTTGGGCTTAGCCATTtaacttgctttggccagtgaGATGTCAGCAGACAGAACATAATCAAAGGTTTGGAAAGTGTTTGGCCTGGCCTTGCCCTCTTTATGACACTGGCATAAGAAGAATGTATTCAGGCTAACTTGCTGGCCCCAAGAGGAGCGAGTTACGCACAAAGCACAACCGCTCCGGCCATACCCTGTTCTAGTTCAGCCGATCCCTCATGACTGAGTGGGCCCAGCCAAGAGCAGCAGTGCCATCAGCCAAACCCAGCCAAGATCAGCTAACACATAGACATCGGGGCTGAACAACAGCTGATTAAACATCCCTGAAATTCTGGGGCTGTTTGTGATGAAGCACTGCTGCAGCAAAAGCCAACCAAGAGAGGTATCTGTGATGACAGGCCATAGGAAAATCCCTTGCAGGGGCCTGACATTCCTGGACTCTGGGTAATGACTTTCCGTTAAATGAGAACAACTGGCATTGGAGATCTGTGAACACTGTTCCCAGGTTGTACAAGACCCCGGTATGCCACCTGAGACACACACATGTATGGTCAGCTAAGCTTTGCTCCTGCTTAAAGTTCCTTTAGAAATCATGCCTGCTGGCTTTAGAATCCCTTAAGAGAAGGGTAGAAACTCGTCCCCTCGGTGGTAAGATAATTGTATCTGGGTGTCATcattgaaaaatgttttgtatactgagccaaaaaaaacccaacagggTTTTAAATGCCCtctcccacatacacacactgacaGAGAGGCCTGGCTAGGGGTGAGCATTTACTCCCTCTTCTTGTGATATTGTGAAGGGTATCATGCCTGCTCTGGGACCCAGGATTATTCAGACAGTGAAGAAGCTCATCCTTTGTGACACAGGAGCAGCACAGGTAACACCTGACACCTGCCTGGCACTGCACCGGGAGGGAGTAGCTGTTCCTTTATTCTCTTGTGGCTAGGTCCTGATGCAATTCCTACCTCCCTGTGATGAAAAGAATCCAAGTGCATCTTGCCTAGAAAGAGAAGGTGTCTTCAGCTAGGTTCCCTAAGAAGCAGAGTCAGGGGCAAGGATTTGAATCCAAACAGTTTGAGAAATTATCCCATGAAACACCTGTAGGAGAGTGGGAAAGTGAGACACAGAACGGACCAAAGCCAACACATACAGGGTACCTTAATGAGCAGTTAATGCCCTGTGTAGCCTTCCTCCCATGATCATATGCTGGATATAGTATGGAAGCTGGGATACATGTCTATCAAATCCTGTTGGGCATTACTTAGTTGAAGGCCATTCCTGGAGGCATGAGATCTCTTCTGGCCTACTCTTATCCAAAGGTTGAGCCCacacatatgaatatattatatactccccacccccaaatatCAGGAAATGAGAATTACCCTGAACAAGTATCATACATTCTAGTTTTTTCTAGCATACTTTAGTCTAAGctcattaacaacaacaacaaaaaaaacctgcccATAATCATCTTAATTAACTCATCAGGTTGGCAACTtgctgtttaaaaaatacttgtctACTCCAGATGTTCTCAAGCCTGGCTGATTACTGGAATCCTCAGGAGTAGTTGCTAAATAAAAATCCATATTCCCAGGCACCAGTCCTGgaggttctgattcagtaggtctggagtatGGCTCAAGCATCtgcattatttgtttcttttatttcctgcCTTCTTGTGAATTGCTTGAATTCCACTTTGATTTATCAGCAGTGTTTCTGAGTACATCTCTTGATATAGATTTTCTAGTGGTTGCTCTAGGCATCATATTATAACCTgtaacttatcacagtctactggtattgacattttacttttcaaataagtGTAGAAACTTTACCTCCACCTAGGttcttttataatataattgtCTTACATGTTTCCTCTACATATAATGAGACCCACATCAGACAGTAATTTTGGCTTCAACTGTCGAGTATGATTTCCTCAAGAGGGAAAGGATCATCTATTATATTCACccatatttttactctttatGTTCGTTCCTCATTCCTGATGTTCCAGGTTTCCTTCCATTCCTACATCCCTTCTTTGAAGAACTTCTGTTTGCTATTCTTTAAGGGTTAATTTCTTGGCAACAAATtatcttagttttccttcatgtCAAAATGTCTGATTTTAGCTTCATTCCTAAAGGATATCTTCACTGGGTATAGAATGTGGGGTAtagattttccttctttcagtATGTGAAAAATGATGCTGTGTGATCTGGCCTCTGTGACTGCTGATGAGGAACTGCTACCCTTCGAATTGTTTTTCCCTGGAGGGAAATGCATCGTCTCCTGCTGCTCTTAAGATCTTGTTGAGTTCTCAAAAGTTTGACTCTGAGGTGCCTTGGCAtgtatttctttgggtttatcctcTTTGGGGTTTGCTCAGATTCCTGAATCTGTAGGCTCTTGCCTTCCCCCAAATGTGGGACATAGCCATTAGTTCCTTGAAAACTTCTGCAGCCCCACACTGCTCTACTAGGACTCCAATTACACCAAtcgtagatttaaaaaaaaaaaaaaactgtattgtCCCACATATCTCTGaagctctgttaatttttttccagtatttttttctccctgttgtTCAGACTGGATGATTTCTATCATTCTGGCTTCatgttcactgattctttcctgtGTCCTCTCCATTCTCGATTGAGCCCAtccagtaattttaaaattttggttactCTATTTTTCGtatctaaaatttccatttagtttttataactttttttttttttgctaaaacttATCCTGGACATTTTGGTTATAATGTTATGATACTCTGGATCTTACTTAAATCTTGTTTTAGTAGCTTCTGTTAAAACCGTACTGGTCGGGGAAAGGAGAGCATTGACTCTTACTGTTGGTTGGGGGTGGGCGTCCAGGCTCCCTACTCAGCCTCCACCAACACCATTGTGGCTGGGAGGGTGAGGGATACTCAGCACAGAGTGTATGTCAGGGGGTCAAAACCCAGGCTCTGCAGTTGGCCTCCAATGACACCCTGGGGTGTGGATGGAAGTCTAGGCCCCAAGAGGACTATCACAGTGAAGGATGTACACTACTACTAGGCGGTGGTGGAAGTCTAGGCTTCCCATCAAGTGGGGAGGGTGTGGGGCAGCTGGTTACCACTAGGCAAAGGTGGAAGTCTAGGCtatctgatacggtttggctctgtgtccccacccaaatctcatcttgtagctcccgtagttcccacatgttgtgggagggacctggtgtgaGATGACTGAATCTTGGGTCGGGGGggttctttcctgtgctgttctcatgatagtgaatgggtctcactagatctgatggttttaaaaacaggagtttctctgcacaagctctctctttgcctgctgccattcacgtaagatgtgccttgtTCCTtcttgccctctgccatgattgtgaggcctccccagccatgtggaactgtaagtccaataaacctttcttttgtgaattgcccagtctcgggtatgtctttattggcatgaaaacagactaatacgctATCCATTTGGCCTTTACTAAAACTGAGGACTGGAGGGGGAGGCAATTTTCTCTGGTGTTTTGCAGGAATGgagtatttatagaaaaaaaaaacaaaaaaacaaaacagttgtaCTATACTGTTCCTTCTTCCAGTCCTTTGACAAAAGAGACCAAGCTTCCTTGgggctttgttttgttctgtgcTCACTGGCATTCCTGGACTGTGGGCTTCTCTAGCACCCACGGTAGAATATGTAGGAGGCAAGAAGAAAACCCAGAGGACTCACCATTACATTGTTCTGTGAGTTCCAGAGTCCCTAGTTGGTTCACTCCTTTCTCCACCTTTCAGTCTTCcagtgttttatatataatgtccaGTATTTTTAGCTATATTAGTAAGAGGGATACGGATAATTTTGTCTACTCCATTTTGACCAGAACCTGAGGTATCCTTggcatctactttttttttttaaccaagct
Above is a window of Macaca thibetana thibetana isolate TM-01 chromosome 2, ASM2454274v1, whole genome shotgun sequence DNA encoding:
- the POMGNT2 gene encoding protein O-linked-mannose beta-1,4-N-acetylglucosaminyltransferase 2, whose protein sequence is MHLSAVFNALLVSVLAAVLWKHVRLREHAATLEEELALGRQATEPAPALRIDYPKALQILMEGGTHMVCTGRTHTDRICRFKWLCYSNEAEEFIFFHGNTSVMLPNLGSRRFQPALLDLSTVEDHNTQYFNFVELPAAALHFMPKPVFVPDVALIANRFNPDNLMHVFHDDLLPLFYTLRQFPGLAHEARLFFMEGWGEGAHFDLYKLLSPKQPLLRAQLKTLGRLLCFSHAFVGLSKITTWYQYGFVQPQGPKANILVSGNEIRQFARFMTEKLNVSHTGAPLGEEYILVFSRTQNRLILNEAELLLALAQEFQMKTVTVSLEDHAFADVVRLVSNASMLVSMHGAQLVTTLFLPRGATVVELFPYAVNPDHYTPYKTLAMLPGMDLQYVAWRNMMPENTVTHPERPWDQGGITHLDRAEQARILQSREVPRHLCCRNPEWLFRIYQDTKVDIPSLIQTIRRVVKGRPGPRKQKWTVGLYPGKVREAQCQASVHGASEARLTVSWQIPWNLKYLKVREVKYEVWLQEQGENTYVPYILALQNHTFTENIKPFTTYLVWVRCIFNKILLGPFADVLVCST